In one window of Mercurialis annua linkage group LG4, ddMerAnnu1.2, whole genome shotgun sequence DNA:
- the LOC126678234 gene encoding uncharacterized protein LOC126678234, whose protein sequence is MLLGNLKKELWTAEKRLDSIWVQKSRLKWSAEGDRNTKFFHSVASKHYRNNHISSIQVDENVFTEPNEIRSYVRNFFQSLYGQQSRVHFDLSRLIFSKISLEQAENLSLPFSINTSFMVLVPKVAGSENIKDYRPISLVNGFFKLL, encoded by the exons ATGCTGCTTGGTAATCTTAAAAAGGAGTTGTGGACAGCGGAGAAAAGATTGGATTCTATTTGGGTCCAAAAATCTAGATTAAAATGGAGTGCTGAAGGTGATAGGAACACAAAGTTTTTCCATAGTGTTGCCTCCAAACACTATAGAAATAACCATATCTCTTCTATCCAAGTAGATGAGAATGTATTCACGGAGCCGAATGAAATTCGTTCTTATGTTAGGAATTTTTTTCAATCTCTCTACGGTCAGCAATCAAGGGTGCACTTTGATCTATCGAGGctgattttttcaaaaatctctttgGAGCAAGCCGAGAATCTGTCATTGCCTTTCA GCATTAACACGTCGTTTATGGTTTTGGTTCCTAAAGTGGCAGGGTCTGAGAACATCAAGGACTATCGACCTATTAGCTTAGTTAATGGTTTCTTTAAattactgtaa